In one Thermococcus sp. 2319x1 genomic region, the following are encoded:
- a CDS encoding V-type ATP synthase subunit C, which produces MEVSTVTAILDTSLAVIFTWVAYKTGQILWKYTPYSYPNARIRAMEARLFTEQKFNELAESKTLNNFIMNLEDTDYKPYLTSLPALNSESIDRALDKALTDTYGLFFKILPKRTREFFKLLLEEWDVRNISSAVKAKLRGEVARDYINEIGTMVEKVKAIADAKSFEEILVILEGTEYEEAYQKLLLKEITPEEFETELYKNHYLKLSKYAATRKDEEKKILQEFVSLKIDKINLSTILRGKAYGLGADKLKNSLIPGGKIKRKTLEALANMEDVEMVLAELDSTEYSGIIREHREEILEDISAFERAFDRYILQRMAELTRFYPLSIAVPLSYILQKESEIRKLKAIAKLIEDGVKPEITKKVVGELP; this is translated from the coding sequence GTGGAAGTTAGCACCGTAACAGCAATTCTTGACACAAGTCTGGCGGTCATATTTACATGGGTAGCCTACAAAACCGGACAAATCTTGTGGAAGTACACCCCGTATTCATACCCAAATGCTAGAATCAGGGCAATGGAGGCGAGGCTTTTCACAGAGCAGAAGTTTAATGAGTTGGCGGAATCAAAGACCCTGAATAACTTTATCATGAACCTTGAGGACACAGATTACAAGCCGTATCTAACCTCCCTTCCGGCTTTGAACTCCGAAAGCATAGATAGAGCCCTTGACAAAGCTTTGACGGACACATATGGACTTTTCTTTAAAATCCTTCCCAAAAGGACAAGAGAGTTCTTCAAACTTCTCCTCGAAGAATGGGACGTTAGGAACATCTCTTCTGCCGTCAAGGCAAAGCTAAGGGGAGAAGTTGCCAGGGATTACATAAACGAAATTGGCACAATGGTTGAAAAAGTTAAGGCCATTGCCGATGCAAAGAGCTTTGAGGAAATACTCGTTATACTCGAAGGGACGGAATACGAGGAGGCTTATCAAAAGCTCTTACTAAAGGAGATAACACCAGAGGAGTTTGAAACAGAACTTTACAAAAACCACTATCTGAAGCTCTCCAAATATGCAGCCACAAGAAAGGATGAGGAAAAGAAAATTTTGCAGGAGTTTGTGAGCTTAAAAATCGACAAGATAAACCTAAGCACGATACTTAGAGGAAAGGCATATGGCCTGGGGGCAGATAAGCTTAAAAATTCTCTGATACCCGGAGGCAAGATCAAGAGGAAGACCCTTGAGGCTCTTGCAAACATGGAAGACGTCGAGATGGTTCTGGCGGAGTTAGACTCTACAGAGTACTCGGGGATAATAAGGGAGCACAGAGAAGAGATACTGGAAGACATTTCGGCATTTGAGAGGGCATTTGACAGGTACATACTTCAAAGAATGGCGGAGCTGACGAGATTCTATCCATTGAGTATTGCAGTGCCTTTAAGCTATATTCTCCAAAAAGAAAGTGAAATAAGAAAGCTTAAAGCAATAGCAAAGCTGATAGAGGATGGTGTAAAGCCAGAGATCACAAAGAAAGTAGTAGGTGAACTGCCATGA
- a CDS encoding V-type ATP synthase subunit I gives MFKPEEMVKIEVLSLNRYKDSILTYLHEQGVLEIREIDVNLAQKDAPNEFYRKAASYSISLSRLIDFLKSYREQETGGIKGFIFPELRPKKKYKYRGIEHLIKEIESFLENAEPEIKSVEGKISSLNTEIERLKTEIEILELLSTLDIEVEYLKPTKGVEIVVGFVERDKFLPLIEEVKKALNDRLAYVSRDLKGKVLVVVALLKKDYDKANPILAKYSFERIEVPEVKGKPRDAIKELQKEIARLNKELEAAEKEAKTLAEKYHDELVFYQELMENEREKANMLSNLVRTNMTFALTGWLPKKDVPRIVEGLNKISQGKIYVNVRSPTPEELDEIPVKLKNPKVIEPFEMLTEMFGVPKYNELDPTPILAFTYSFFFGFMLTDFMYGLIIAVVAALLTMGHKKLNDGVYKFSNILLWSAFFTIVMGILFGSYFGDALQRAGINVPMLLDPMRGALVVLGLALAIGLLHLFIGYTLGFIVKMKNKETTNAILGPLPWMLIILGVIFLALSMAGFVSIALGEAFLLPGIVLFVISEIRSDLPILMRLLMTISDFFGFIGNWLSYARLMALALATAGIAMVINIIVAMIWGIKIGPVPLGIAVGLVVFIGGHIFSTAINALGAFVHALRLHYVEFFGTFYSGEGKRFEPFKAKREVSELELEI, from the coding sequence ATGTTCAAACCGGAAGAGATGGTTAAAATAGAGGTGTTGAGCCTAAACAGATATAAAGATTCCATCTTGACTTACCTCCACGAGCAGGGAGTTTTAGAGATTCGAGAAATTGATGTTAATCTTGCCCAGAAAGATGCCCCGAATGAGTTCTATAGAAAGGCCGCATCTTACAGCATCAGTCTTTCTCGTCTTATAGATTTCTTGAAATCTTATAGGGAACAGGAAACGGGTGGCATTAAAGGATTCATTTTTCCGGAATTGAGACCAAAGAAAAAGTACAAATACCGGGGAATTGAGCACCTGATAAAAGAAATCGAAAGCTTTCTTGAAAATGCTGAGCCGGAAATAAAAAGCGTTGAGGGCAAGATATCCTCTTTGAATACCGAAATAGAAAGATTAAAAACTGAAATAGAGATACTGGAACTACTTTCAACATTGGACATTGAAGTGGAATACCTCAAACCTACAAAAGGTGTGGAAATAGTTGTGGGTTTTGTTGAAAGAGACAAGTTTTTGCCCCTGATTGAAGAGGTAAAAAAGGCCCTCAACGATAGATTAGCGTATGTTTCAAGGGATTTGAAGGGGAAAGTTCTTGTTGTAGTTGCCCTTTTGAAAAAAGATTACGATAAAGCCAATCCAATTCTTGCAAAGTATTCCTTTGAAAGGATTGAAGTGCCTGAAGTAAAAGGCAAACCAAGAGATGCTATAAAAGAGCTCCAAAAAGAAATAGCGAGGCTCAATAAGGAACTGGAAGCAGCAGAAAAAGAAGCAAAAACCCTTGCTGAAAAATATCACGATGAGTTGGTTTTCTATCAAGAACTCATGGAGAACGAAAGGGAAAAAGCGAACATGCTGAGCAATTTGGTGAGAACTAACATGACCTTTGCCCTTACCGGCTGGTTGCCAAAAAAAGACGTCCCAAGAATTGTTGAGGGGCTTAACAAGATATCCCAAGGCAAAATCTATGTAAATGTAAGATCACCAACACCGGAGGAACTCGATGAAATACCTGTAAAGCTAAAGAATCCCAAAGTCATTGAACCTTTTGAAATGCTGACTGAAATGTTTGGTGTTCCAAAATATAACGAACTGGATCCCACTCCTATATTGGCCTTCACATACTCGTTTTTCTTTGGTTTCATGTTAACGGACTTTATGTACGGACTGATAATAGCAGTAGTGGCTGCATTGCTTACAATGGGACACAAAAAGCTCAATGACGGTGTTTATAAGTTCTCAAATATCCTGCTCTGGAGTGCATTTTTCACCATTGTAATGGGAATCCTCTTTGGCAGTTACTTTGGCGATGCCCTACAGAGAGCTGGAATCAACGTTCCAATGCTCTTGGACCCAATGAGAGGGGCCTTAGTGGTTTTGGGATTAGCACTGGCAATCGGTCTGTTGCACCTATTCATTGGTTACACATTGGGCTTTATAGTTAAAATGAAGAACAAAGAAACAACCAATGCAATATTGGGACCACTTCCATGGATGCTCATAATTCTGGGAGTGATTTTCCTTGCCCTTTCAATGGCAGGATTCGTGAGCATTGCCTTGGGAGAGGCCTTTTTACTGCCGGGCATTGTCCTCTTTGTAATCTCTGAGATCAGAAGTGACTTGCCAATATTGATGAGGCTATTGATGACAATCTCAGACTTCTTCGGCTTCATCGGCAACTGGCTGAGTTACGCCAGGTTAATGGCATTGGCATTGGCAACGGCTGGAATAGCGATGGTGATAAACATAATCGTGGCAATGATATGGGGTATTAAAATAGGCCCAGTGCCTCTGGGCATAGCGGTTGGTTTGGTGGTATTTATAGGAGGACATATCTTTTCAACGGCAATAAATGCTCTGGGAGCCTTTGTTCACGCTTTACGTTTGCATTATGTTGAATTTTTTGGAACGTTTTACTCAGGTGAAGGTAAGAGATTTGAGCCCTTTAAAGCTAAAAGAGAAGTATCTGAGCTTGAATTAGAGATTTAG
- a CDS encoding V-type ATP synthase subunit E, with protein sequence MEGARLIIEEINREAELKIKYILEEAEKKAEELRREAEKRAKARAEWIIRKAQAQAELEKQRIIANAKLEVRRKKLALQEELINEVLKALKERLASIPEGEYLEVLKELIIPGIEELGEEKVIVASNKETLALLEKHLEDIKKEAKERLGKEVEIDIGTPIETIGGVVIYNADGSIRIDNTFEARMERFQSDLRSIIAKTLFR encoded by the coding sequence ATGGAAGGAGCAAGGCTAATCATCGAAGAGATCAACAGGGAGGCAGAGCTGAAAATAAAGTACATCCTAGAGGAGGCAGAAAAAAAGGCGGAAGAACTTAGAAGAGAGGCTGAAAAAAGAGCAAAAGCCAGAGCTGAGTGGATAATTAGAAAAGCTCAAGCACAGGCGGAACTTGAAAAGCAGAGAATAATCGCCAATGCAAAGCTTGAAGTTAGGAGGAAGAAGCTTGCACTTCAAGAGGAGTTGATTAACGAGGTCTTAAAGGCATTAAAGGAGAGGCTGGCTTCAATACCGGAAGGGGAATACCTTGAAGTCCTCAAAGAGTTAATTATTCCGGGGATAGAAGAACTGGGAGAAGAGAAGGTGATAGTAGCTTCAAATAAAGAGACCCTCGCTCTATTGGAAAAGCACTTGGAGGACATTAAGAAGGAGGCAAAAGAGAGGCTCGGAAAGGAAGTTGAAATAGACATAGGAACACCAATAGAGACCATCGGGGGGGTTGTAATATACAACGCCGATGGAAGCATAAGAATAGATAACACATTTGAGGCAAGAATGGAAAGATTTCAAAGCGATCTCCGCTCCATAATAGCAAAAACCCTGTTTAGGTGA
- a CDS encoding ATP synthase subunit K (produces ATP from ADP in the presence of a proton gradient across the membrane; the K subunit is a nonenzymatic component which binds the dimeric form by interacting with the G and E subunits) → MEPVVYVALGAALAAGIAGAASSFGVGIAGAAAAGAVAEDEKNFRNALLLQGLPMTQSIYGLITLFLIALVSGILGGGFKFAETTTENLIKAAILLGAGLTVGLTGLSAIPQGIIASAGIGAVSKNPKTFTQAIIFAAMAETMAIFGLVGALILIITGVGF, encoded by the coding sequence ATGGAGCCAGTAGTTTACGTTGCATTGGGTGCCGCACTTGCGGCAGGTATAGCTGGAGCAGCCTCTTCATTTGGTGTTGGAATTGCTGGAGCTGCAGCGGCTGGAGCAGTTGCGGAGGATGAGAAGAACTTCAGAAATGCCCTGCTTTTACAGGGTCTTCCAATGACCCAGAGCATCTATGGGTTGATAACTCTGTTCCTAATTGCTCTCGTGTCAGGTATACTTGGAGGAGGATTTAAGTTCGCCGAAACTACCACAGAAAACCTCATTAAAGCAGCCATTCTTTTGGGAGCAGGTTTGACCGTTGGACTAACCGGTCTCTCAGCAATCCCACAGGGTATAATAGCTTCAGCTGGGATTGGAGCGGTTTCAAAGAACCCCAAGACATTTACCCAAGCGATTATATTTGCCGCCATGGCCGAGACAATGGCAATATTCGGTCTCGTTGGGGCTTTAATACTCATAATCACGGGAGTTGGCTTCTGA
- a CDS encoding preprotein translocase subunit SecD has protein sequence MNLKKLLLNGRVLLLILVVVGSILTIIAQGITYGLDISGGVEITVQLEKPVDKSTMEEVRISLENRLNTLGVKDITLEPWGDQIIKVRVANVTEEEANSIIDTINRQGVFYAEFNGVIFATGADIKRVDQVSYEPREGAWIVPFSISKEAAEKFAQLALGKVGYPVDIFLDPPVNSTLIVSQEIYTLMNSNEFQFVPDAKPLPQRLKEAFNIDVVPYKNQSAEEIAKLAQGKEKVILVGVNEGLESTLNNLGIKVEKREPRAGEAADEFIRRMLGLYGPYRLQEGLTTGEPHTELAISIGGSKEDIAAMRQAQVVSVVLRSGSLPVKVFVEGVNYIPPTLGEQFRKQVVQAGIVALLVVGLIVYLHYRKAKIAIPVVLTSLSEVIAILGVAALIRWNLDLPSIAGIIAAIGTGVDQQIVITDELLGGRKREKITKRSGVLKRMGRAFFVIWASATTTIVAMSFLFKFFVGGLRGFAFTTILGVLIGILITRPAYAEIAKVLLSEER, from the coding sequence ATGAATCTAAAGAAGCTCCTCTTGAACGGCAGAGTGCTTTTGCTTATACTTGTTGTTGTGGGGTCTATTTTAACAATAATCGCCCAGGGGATTACCTATGGTTTGGACATAAGTGGAGGCGTTGAAATAACTGTACAGCTTGAAAAACCTGTTGATAAGTCAACTATGGAGGAGGTTAGGATTTCCCTTGAGAATAGATTGAACACCCTTGGAGTTAAAGATATCACGTTAGAGCCATGGGGAGATCAAATAATAAAAGTAAGAGTTGCCAATGTCACGGAAGAGGAGGCAAACAGCATTATAGACACCATAAACCGTCAGGGTGTTTTCTACGCTGAATTCAATGGCGTCATATTTGCAACTGGCGCTGACATAAAGAGGGTGGATCAGGTAAGCTACGAGCCTAGAGAGGGAGCTTGGATTGTTCCATTTTCAATATCTAAAGAAGCCGCGGAAAAGTTTGCACAGTTAGCACTGGGAAAAGTAGGTTATCCCGTGGATATCTTTCTCGACCCGCCGGTAAATTCAACTTTGATAGTCTCACAAGAGATATACACACTAATGAACTCAAATGAATTTCAGTTTGTGCCTGATGCAAAGCCTTTACCGCAGAGACTTAAGGAAGCCTTTAATATTGACGTAGTCCCATACAAAAATCAGAGTGCCGAGGAAATAGCCAAGCTTGCCCAAGGGAAAGAGAAGGTCATCCTTGTTGGCGTTAATGAAGGGCTAGAATCAACCTTGAATAACTTGGGAATAAAAGTTGAAAAGAGAGAACCAAGGGCTGGAGAGGCTGCAGACGAATTTATAAGGAGGATGTTGGGTCTTTATGGGCCGTATAGACTTCAAGAAGGGCTCACCACCGGAGAACCACACACCGAATTGGCAATTTCAATTGGGGGGTCTAAAGAAGACATTGCGGCAATGAGACAGGCTCAGGTCGTTTCAGTGGTGTTGAGGAGTGGATCACTTCCGGTGAAGGTTTTTGTAGAGGGAGTCAACTACATCCCTCCTACCTTGGGAGAGCAGTTTAGAAAGCAAGTAGTACAAGCTGGAATAGTGGCTTTGCTGGTGGTTGGACTAATAGTCTATCTCCACTACAGAAAGGCGAAGATAGCTATTCCAGTAGTGCTTACAAGTTTGAGTGAGGTCATTGCGATTTTGGGAGTTGCAGCATTGATAAGATGGAACCTCGATTTGCCAAGTATAGCGGGTATAATAGCAGCCATAGGTACTGGAGTTGACCAGCAAATAGTCATAACAGACGAGCTCTTGGGTGGAAGAAAGAGAGAAAAAATCACAAAGAGGAGTGGAGTACTGAAAAGAATGGGAAGGGCGTTCTTCGTTATCTGGGCATCAGCAACCACCACAATAGTCGCAATGAGCTTTCTCTTCAAGTTCTTTGTAGGTGGACTTAGGGGCTTTGCCTTCACCACAATACTTGGAGTGCTCATTGGAATATTGATAACAAGGCCAGCGTATGCTGAAATCGCAAAAGTGCTCCTCAGCGAGGAGAGGTGA
- a CDS encoding V-type ATP synthase subunit H, whose product MEMIIKEIVDAEKEAEERIEKAKEDAKIIINRAKEEAKKIEEEILKEAQEKANSLIEAKRSEGEQEAKKIFEEGEKELEDIRIKATQNFEQAIEEAIKLIRGR is encoded by the coding sequence ATGGAAATGATCATTAAAGAAATTGTGGACGCCGAGAAAGAAGCCGAAGAAAGAATTGAAAAGGCAAAAGAAGATGCAAAGATAATAATAAACCGTGCAAAGGAAGAGGCTAAAAAAATTGAGGAGGAAATTCTAAAAGAAGCCCAAGAAAAGGCGAACTCCCTTATAGAAGCAAAAAGATCAGAAGGAGAACAGGAAGCAAAGAAGATTTTTGAAGAGGGTGAAAAAGAACTGGAGGATATAAGGATTAAGGCCACGCAAAACTTTGAGCAGGCAATTGAAGAGGCAATAAAGCTCATTAGAGGTAGATGA
- a CDS encoding V-type ATP synthase subunit F, translated as MKIVVLGDKDTTLGFRLAGVHEAYSFGETVHELERAKNKLKELIEREDVGLILITERLAQKIEIPDVTFPIILQIPDKYGSLYGEGQLREIVRKAIGVEIKR; from the coding sequence ATGAAAATAGTGGTTCTTGGAGATAAGGACACCACACTCGGCTTTAGACTTGCAGGGGTTCACGAAGCGTACTCATTTGGAGAAACTGTGCATGAGTTAGAAAGAGCAAAAAATAAGCTAAAAGAACTCATAGAAAGGGAAGATGTTGGTTTAATTCTAATAACAGAACGGCTGGCTCAAAAGATTGAGATTCCCGATGTGACTTTCCCGATAATCCTTCAAATTCCTGATAAGTATGGATCACTCTATGGTGAGGGACAGTTGAGGGAAATCGTTAGAAAAGCCATAGGTGTGGAGATAAAGAGGTGA
- a CDS encoding ATP synthase subunit B, producing the protein MPGMEYSTISKIYGPLMIVQGVKGVAYGEVVEIEVEGGEKRKGQVLEAREDLAIVQVFEGTRDLDVKTTRVRFTGETLKVPVSMDMLGRVFNGIGEPIDGGPEIIPEDRRDVHGAPLNPVARAYPRDFIQTGISAIDGMNTLVRGQKLPIFSGSGLPHNMLAAQIARQAKVLGEEEQFAVVFAAMGITYEEANFFKKSFEETGAIERTVLFLNLADDPAIERIITPRMALTVAEYLAFDYDMQVLVILTDMTNYAEALREISAAREEVPGRRGYPGYMYTDLATIYERAGRVRGRKGSITQMPILTMPDDDITHPIPDLTGYITEGQIVLSRDLHRKGIYPPIDVLPSLSRLMKDGIGKGRTREDHSQLSQQLYAAYAEGRSLRDLVAVVGEEALSETDRKYLEFADRFEKEFVAQGYDEDRGIFETLDLGWDLLSILPESELKRVERKYIEKYHPKYRYSS; encoded by the coding sequence ATGCCCGGAATGGAGTACTCCACAATAAGCAAGATTTACGGTCCTTTGATGATAGTTCAAGGCGTTAAAGGGGTAGCCTACGGGGAAGTTGTGGAGATAGAAGTCGAAGGTGGAGAGAAAAGAAAGGGGCAGGTGCTAGAGGCGAGAGAGGACTTAGCCATCGTTCAGGTTTTTGAGGGAACAAGAGACCTCGACGTCAAAACAACGAGGGTTAGATTCACCGGAGAAACTCTCAAAGTTCCGGTGTCAATGGACATGCTTGGAAGGGTATTCAACGGTATTGGAGAACCAATAGACGGTGGGCCTGAAATAATACCTGAAGACAGGAGAGACGTTCATGGGGCTCCTTTGAACCCTGTGGCAAGAGCGTATCCAAGAGACTTCATTCAAACAGGTATCTCAGCAATAGATGGGATGAACACCCTTGTTAGGGGCCAAAAACTTCCAATATTCAGTGGTAGCGGTTTGCCTCACAATATGCTCGCCGCTCAGATTGCGAGACAGGCTAAGGTTTTGGGAGAAGAAGAACAGTTCGCTGTTGTATTTGCCGCAATGGGTATCACATATGAAGAGGCAAACTTCTTCAAGAAGAGCTTTGAAGAGACCGGAGCAATTGAGAGGACAGTGCTATTCCTTAACCTTGCAGACGATCCAGCAATTGAAAGAATCATTACCCCGAGAATGGCCCTTACCGTTGCTGAATACCTTGCTTTTGACTATGACATGCAGGTTCTGGTCATCTTAACGGATATGACCAACTATGCAGAGGCTTTGCGTGAAATTTCAGCAGCGAGGGAAGAGGTTCCAGGAAGAAGGGGTTACCCAGGTTACATGTACACTGACCTTGCAACTATTTATGAGAGGGCCGGGAGAGTTAGAGGAAGGAAGGGAAGCATAACCCAGATGCCAATACTCACAATGCCCGACGATGACATTACCCACCCAATTCCGGATCTTACGGGATATATCACCGAGGGGCAGATAGTTTTGAGCAGGGACCTCCACAGAAAAGGTATTTACCCGCCAATTGATGTGCTCCCAAGCCTTAGCAGATTGATGAAGGACGGTATAGGGAAAGGAAGAACGAGAGAAGACCACTCCCAGCTAAGCCAGCAGCTCTACGCGGCTTATGCAGAAGGTAGGAGTCTTAGAGACCTTGTGGCGGTTGTAGGTGAAGAGGCTTTAAGTGAGACCGACAGAAAGTACCTCGAATTCGCAGACAGATTCGAGAAAGAGTTTGTTGCGCAGGGATACGATGAAGACAGGGGAATCTTTGAGACCCTAGACCTCGGATGGGATCTCTTGTCAATACTGCCGGAGTCAGAGCTCAAGAGAGTGGAGAGGAAGTACATAG
- a CDS encoding TrkA family potassium uptake protein produces the protein MFIVIMGAGRVGYLVAKMLENEGHDVTIIDIDKERAKELSFLINGLVIEGDATDHKTLEEANVKQADAFAALTGRDDANILACILAKHLNPEIKTVLRISKPKNKEVFERVEDLKKYFDVVISPEEIAANYIFRSLTTPGFDRVLFPREGAEIVKFRLDDESEISEKSVKDLNLPKDSLIVAIYDEKGNLTIPSGDTKLPKKGEVVVFAKNSVLNEIKKIFEQKKSSGEQS, from the coding sequence ATGTTTATTGTAATAATGGGTGCCGGAAGGGTTGGATACCTTGTGGCCAAGATGCTGGAGAATGAGGGGCATGACGTTACAATAATTGACATAGACAAAGAGAGAGCCAAAGAGCTCTCTTTCCTTATTAACGGTCTTGTAATCGAAGGGGATGCTACAGACCATAAGACCTTAGAAGAGGCCAACGTGAAGCAGGCAGATGCTTTTGCGGCATTAACTGGAAGGGATGATGCGAACATATTGGCGTGCATTCTCGCAAAGCATCTGAATCCCGAGATAAAGACAGTTCTCAGGATAAGCAAACCGAAAAATAAGGAGGTATTTGAGAGAGTCGAAGATTTGAAAAAATACTTTGATGTAGTTATAAGCCCGGAGGAAATAGCAGCCAACTACATATTTAGGAGTTTAACAACCCCAGGCTTTGATAGGGTTTTGTTCCCCAGAGAAGGGGCAGAAATCGTTAAGTTCCGTCTGGATGATGAGAGTGAAATCTCAGAAAAGTCAGTAAAAGACCTCAACCTGCCGAAAGACTCTCTCATAGTGGCCATATACGACGAAAAGGGGAACTTAACAATCCCGTCAGGGGATACGAAACTTCCTAAAAAGGGTGAAGTGGTTGTTTTTGCCAAAAATTCAGTTCTAAACGAAATCAAAAAAATCTTTGAACAGAAGAAAAGCAGCGGAGAGCAAAGTTGA
- a CDS encoding ATP synthase subunit A gives MGRIIRVTGPLVVADEMRGSRMYEVVRVGELGLIGEIIRLEGDKAVIQVYEETAGVRPGEPVVGTGASLSVELGPGLLTSIYDGIQRPLEILREKSGDFIGRGLTAPALPRDKKWHFTPKVKVGDKVIGGDIIGVVPETSIIEHKIMVPPGIEGEIVEIAEEGDYTIEEVIAKVKTPDGEIKELKMYQRWPVRVKRPYRKKLPPEVPLITGQRTIDTFFPQAKGGTAAIPGPFGSGKTVTQHQLAKWSDAEVVVYIGCGERGNEMTDVLEEFPKLKDPRTGKPLMERTVLIANTSNMPVAAREASIYTGITIAEYFRDMGYNVALMADSTSRWAEALREISGRLEEMPGEEGYPAYLASKIAEFYERAGRVITLGSDGRIGSVSVIGAVSPPGGDLSDPVVQNTLRVVKVFWALDADLARRRHFPAINWLTSYSLYVDSIKDWWHKNVDPEWKAMRDEAMALLQKESELEEIVRIVGPDALPERERAILLVARMIREDYLQQDAFHEVDTYCPPKKQITMMKVILNFYHYTMRAIDMGVPVEEIAKLPVREEIGRMKYNPNVEEIASLMEKTREQFEELFKKYGE, from the coding sequence ATGGGAAGGATAATTAGAGTTACCGGACCGTTGGTTGTGGCTGATGAGATGAGAGGCTCAAGAATGTATGAGGTTGTTAGAGTTGGAGAGCTTGGACTCATTGGGGAGATAATCAGACTGGAAGGAGACAAAGCTGTTATCCAAGTTTATGAAGAAACTGCAGGAGTTAGGCCCGGTGAACCCGTTGTCGGAACGGGAGCCTCTTTGAGTGTTGAACTTGGTCCAGGGTTGTTAACCTCAATCTACGATGGAATACAGAGACCTCTGGAGATTTTGAGAGAGAAAAGCGGCGACTTCATAGGAAGAGGACTTACCGCTCCAGCTCTTCCAAGGGACAAGAAGTGGCACTTCACGCCAAAGGTGAAAGTTGGTGATAAGGTCATTGGTGGGGACATAATTGGTGTTGTTCCAGAAACGAGCATCATAGAGCACAAAATAATGGTGCCGCCCGGAATTGAAGGCGAGATAGTGGAGATTGCCGAAGAGGGAGATTACACGATAGAAGAAGTCATTGCAAAGGTTAAAACCCCAGACGGGGAGATAAAGGAGCTTAAGATGTACCAAAGATGGCCCGTTAGAGTTAAAAGACCATACAGAAAGAAGCTCCCTCCAGAGGTCCCGCTAATTACTGGTCAGAGAACCATTGATACTTTCTTCCCTCAGGCAAAAGGGGGAACCGCTGCAATTCCAGGACCTTTCGGGAGTGGCAAAACGGTAACGCAGCACCAATTAGCCAAGTGGAGTGATGCTGAAGTTGTAGTGTACATTGGTTGTGGCGAGAGGGGAAACGAGATGACGGATGTTCTTGAAGAGTTCCCCAAGCTCAAAGACCCGAGAACAGGCAAGCCATTGATGGAGAGAACCGTTCTCATAGCAAACACATCAAACATGCCCGTTGCTGCTAGAGAGGCCTCCATTTATACGGGAATTACAATAGCAGAGTACTTCAGAGATATGGGTTATAACGTAGCTTTAATGGCAGATTCGACCTCAAGATGGGCCGAAGCTTTGAGGGAAATCTCTGGAAGACTTGAGGAAATGCCAGGTGAAGAAGGTTATCCAGCATATCTTGCTTCGAAGATAGCCGAATTCTATGAAAGGGCCGGAAGAGTGATAACGTTAGGAAGTGACGGTAGAATTGGAAGTGTCAGTGTTATCGGTGCTGTTTCACCTCCTGGTGGCGACTTAAGCGATCCTGTCGTGCAGAATACTCTAAGAGTCGTTAAGGTATTCTGGGCGTTGGATGCTGATCTGGCAAGGAGAAGGCACTTCCCGGCTATTAACTGGCTTACGAGCTATTCTCTCTATGTGGACTCTATAAAAGACTGGTGGCACAAAAATGTTGACCCAGAATGGAAGGCGATGAGAGACGAGGCAATGGCACTCCTGCAGAAGGAATCTGAGCTCGAGGAGATAGTTAGAATAGTGGGTCCGGATGCACTGCCGGAGAGAGAAAGGGCCATCCTCCTCGTGGCAAGGATGATCAGAGAGGACTACCTCCAGCAAGATGCCTTCCACGAGGTTGACACGTACTGTCCTCCAAAGAAGCAGATAACAATGATGAAGGTCATACTCAACTTCTACCACTACACAATGAGGGCAATAGACATGGGAGTTCCGGTAGAGGAAATTGCAAAGCTCCCTGTTAGAGAGGAGATAGGAAGAATGAAGTACAATCCCAACGTTGAGGAGATAGCTTCACTAATGGAGAAGACAAGAGAACAGTTTGAGGAGCTCTTTAAGAAATACGGGGAGTGA